A single window of Engraulis encrasicolus isolate BLACKSEA-1 chromosome 20, IST_EnEncr_1.0, whole genome shotgun sequence DNA harbors:
- the wipf3 gene encoding WAS/WASL-interacting protein family member 3, translated as MPVPPPPPPPPPPPPPPPSCPPPPSPQIAASPPPPPQLSLYAAVCSSSESVGGGGGRNALLADIQKGFRLKKVAQVNDRSAPQLDSKSKGAGGGTSGGSGPGTGSSSGGGAPSLGGLFAGGFPVLRSVSKGESRVPQHNPVSRSGSSLSLRQPLWNPPMGSGDFRGSAPDLSSAAPGATTPNSSTTTPTTTTHKPLERRWSRPSPNTTAPPQPPPPLPTSAPPSRPLSMSGLPPPPPSLSHPHPQPQSLSHSHSHQSLSQSRSLSRSQSLSHRQGDDKPKSYPPPLPSCPPPPPPPVATYITRPNWLPVQQPPVMPSTPPPPPPPPPLPAAPAPSLPSAPRSLPDHSTGVYYASHRLSGPPEMSDGGDMYPPPPPPPPASYTPSCPTYLPPPPPPPPLPSSAPSKLPPGPGHHQSSSSYRPAVPPLPPSYPTTAPCRRPPAVPTFTGPGRLGVPPAPPTRSPSTELSGSYTHLPPPPPPPPPNFHATSFQAMPTSHGNGLLHSLDDFESKFQFHPLKDLPPPKEFFAFPRIYPSKMNRVSPNQPPIRTHLR; from the exons ATGCCTgtccctccaccacctccgccgcccccacccccgcctcctcctcctccttcatgtcCTCCTCCGCCATCCCCTCAGATAGCCgcctccccacctccaccaccacag CTGAGCCTCTATGCTGCCGTGTGCTCGTCATCCGAgtcagtgggaggaggaggaggccgcaaCGCTCTCCTGGCCGACATCCAGAAAGGCTTCCGACTCAAGAAGGTCGCGCAGGTCAACGACCGCAGCGCCCCTCAGCTCGATAGCA AGTCCAAAGGGGCAGGTGGGGGCACATCAGGTGGATCAGGCCCAGGGACAGGCTCTTCATCTGGGGGAGGGGCGCCGTCTCTTGGGGGCCTGTTTGCTGGAGGCTTCCCCGTGCTCCGGTCGGTGTCTAAAGGAGAGTCCAGAGTACCCCAACATAATCCTG TATCCCGCTCCGGTTCCTCTCTGAGCCTGAGGCAGCCACTATGGAACCCCCCCATGGGTTCCGGCGACTTCCGGGGCAGCGCTCCGGACCTCTCCAGCGCCGCCCCTGGTGCCACCACCCCcaactcctccaccaccaccccgacCACCACTACCCACAAGCCCCTGGAGCGCAGATGGTCCCGGCCCTCTCCGAACACCACagcaccaccccaacccccaccgccTCTTCCCACCTCCGCTCCCCCTTCAAGACCGCTGTCCATGTCAggtctccctccacctccaccatcactgtctcatccccacccccagccccagtcgctctcacactcccactcccaccagTCATTGTCACAGTCCAGATCACTGTCCCGGTCCCAGTCGCTGTCTCACAGGCAGGGCGACGACAAACCAAAGAGCTACccacctcctctgccctcctgccctccccctcctcctccacccgtgGCCACCTACATCACCAGGCCCAACTGGTTACCTGTCCAGCAGCCTCCAGTCATGCCCTCCACTCCCCCGCcccctccaccaccgccaccgctacCAGCAGCCCCGGCACCTTCCCTGCCATCGGCGCCCCGCTCCCTTCCGGATCATTCCACAGGGGTCTATTACGCCTCGCACCGGCTCTCTGGCCCCCCGGAGATGTCGGACGGGGGAGATATGTACCCGCCACCGCCCCCACCTCCGCCTGCGTCCTACACCCCCAGCTGTCCGACCTacctgccaccaccacctcctccacctcctcttccgtCCTCTGCTCCCTCCAAACTGCCCCCCGGCCCAGGTCACcaccagtcctcctcctcctacaggcCGGCCgtgccccccctgccccccagcTACCCCACCACTGCCCCCTGCAGGAGACCCCCTGCCGTGCCAACCTTCACAG GTCCTGGGAGGCTGGGCGTGCCTCCTGCTCCGCCTACCAGATCTCCGTCCACAGAGCTGTCCGGCAGCTACACCCACctgcctcctccgcctccccctccaccccccaactTCCACGCCACCTCTTTCCAAGCCATGCCCACCAGCCACGGGAATGGCCTCTTGCACAGCCTGG ATGACTTCGAGTCCAAGTTTCAGTTTCACCCCTTGAAGGACTTGCCCCCACCCAAGGAGTTCTTTGCTTTTCCTCGGATTTACCCAAGCAAAATGAATCGAG tgTCACCAAATCAACCACCAATCAGGACCCATCTGAGGTGA